CTGCCCGGGAGGGATCGCAAGGAGATCTGAAGAAATTCCAGCCATACTAACCTTTAGGCTCTCCAAGGGGCTCGATCTTTATCCCGTCCTGTTGGGCCACAGCACCAAACCGATTGGCCACCAAACCAAAGATTTCACGGGTCAATTGCTTTGGGCTGTTTAGGGTGGCGAGCACGAAAACAGCGTTAGGGTAGCTCAGTGACTTTTCAGTGGCATAGCGAAGCTCCCCATCGCACTCAGTAACCTTTGCGACCAAAGTCACACCGTCGGAGACGATCCCGGCGTCCTCGTTTTGCGTAGCGATTCATGTATTCCGAATAATGCTGTGGATTTTCAAACACAGCGTGAGCAGCAAAGGTGACAGCGAAGCGCTTTGCAACGGGGGGATTTATCGCAGCAAGGCAATTCAGTGTGGCATCAACCATGGTGTCCAACTGGTCAGTCCCCCGCCCCTGTTTAAAATTAATGGAAATCGCCTGACCGCTGACCGTGACCTGCCCGACATGATTATATATCGGAACCGTGAGGCTGTAAGAGAAAAGCTGATTGTGCCTCAGGATGGTGAAATCAAGGGGATTCGTTGCGAAACCCAGCGGAGAGGCGCAAATGGCTTTGGCCACCTCCTCCAGCTTAGCCTCAGCGAACGGAACCGGGATCTTAAACTCGTAAAGCGTCGATAGTGAAAACTCCTGGACCCTTGCCACATGCATTTTTAACAATTTAAGGGGGATTTGAAGCCTTGGCAAGGCAATGTCACGAATTTTCACGAAGGGAATTTGGGCTTAAAAACTTCTCACCCAAATTCGCGATAATTCGTTAAATTCGGATGTCCTCACAAGGCCAGGAGGAGCTTGCGGATTTCGTTCAAGCGGGCGGCGGGTTGGGTGCGGGAGAGGCGTGGGAATTTGCTGCCGACCATGAGGTAATCATTGGCGCGGGTGAGCATGAGTTTATCCTCTTTGACTTCGATAGCGGTGATGCCGCGGTCGGAAGCAAGAATCTTGAGTTCACCGAGCTGCAACAAGAGCGCCAAGGGAGCAGGGACAGGCCCGAAGCGGTCGCGCAGTTCCCGTTCGAGGGACTGCAAGGCAGGTTTATCAGCCGCCTGGGCGAGCTTGCGATAGACTTCGATGCGGTGGCGGGAATCGGAGATGTAATTGAACGGGATGCGTTCCTGGGCCGGGTTAAGCGCCAGGAAATCCAGGCGGACCTGGACTTCGACGCGCGGTTTGACCTTCTGGCCTTTCAATGAAGAAACGCTTTGTTTAAGAAGCTGACAGTACAGTTCGAAGCCGACGGCGGTGATATGGCCGCTTTGCTCGGAGCCCAGGAGATTGCCGGCGCCGCGGATTTCCAAATCGCGCATGGCAATTTTAAAGCCGCTGCCGAGGGTGGAGTATTGTTTGATGGCGCTGAGGCGTTTGCGCACATCGGCCAGGAGACCGGCGTGGCGCGGCAGCAGGAGGTAGGCGTAGGCCTGGTGTTTGTAGCGCCCGACCCGGCCACGCAACTGGTAGAGATCGCTCAAGCCGAAGCGGTCGGCCCGATCGATGATGATGGTATTGGCATTGGGAATATCCAGGCCGCTTTCGATAATCGTAGTCGAGAGCAGGACATCGGCCTCGCCGTTGACGAATTTGGTCATGACCTCTTCGAGGTCGTCACTGTGCATTTGGCCGTGGCCGACGACGACGCGCGCGCGGGGCACCAGGGTTTGGAGCTTGCGCGCCATGGTGTCGATGGTCATGACGCGGTTATGAAGAAAGAAGACCTGGCCGCCGCGGTTGATTTCGCGCTGGACGGCGTCGCGGATGACGCGCTCGTCGTATTGGGTGACGATAGTTTCAACGGGGAGGCGGTCATGAGGCGGGGTTTGGATGGCGCTCATGTCGCGCGCGCCGGTGAGGGCGAGGTAGAGCGTGCGCGGGATGGGGGTGGCGCTGAGGGTGAGCACATCGACCAGGCGTCGCAACATCTTGAACTTTTCTTTGTGCAAGACACCGAAGCGCTGTTCCTCATCGATGACGACCAGGCCGAGGTCCTTGAAGGCAATGTCCTTTTGCAACAGGCGATGGGTGCCAATCACAATATCGACCGCGCCGGCGCGGAGGTCTTTGACCACCTTCTGCTGGGCGCGCCGGGAGCGGAACCGGGAGAGCAGTTCGATGCGCACGGGGTAATCGGCCATGCGCTCGCGGAAGGTGTTGTAATGCTGTTGGGCCAGGACGGTTGTGGGGACCAGGACGGCCACCTGGCGTCCATCCATGACGGCCTTGAAGGCAGCCCGGATGCCCACCTCGGTTTTGCCAAAGCCGACGTCGCCGCAGATGAGGCGGTCCATGGGCTTAGGTTGTTCCATGTCGTGTTTGGTCTCGATAATGGCGCGCATCTGGTCGGGGGTTTCTTCGAAGAGGAACGCGCTCTCGAACTCGCGTTGCCAGGAGTTATCCGGGGCAAAGGGGTGCCCGGCCTGGGACTCGCGCGCGGCTTGGATGGCAAGCAGTTCGCTGGCCACATCGTGGACGGCGCGCGAGGCCTGGGCTTTGGCTTTGGCCCAGCGGGCGCCACCCAGGGTGTTGAGGGGCGGATGCGCCTTGCCTGTGCCGATGTACTTGCTGACCAGGTGCGCCTCTGTGACCGGCACGTACAACCGGGGCGGGGGCTGGGCCGGATCGCTTGGGGCGTACTCGAGGACAAGGCATTCCTGCCCTGCGTTGGCGCTTGCTGCCGGACCTTCCGTGGGCTTGGCGCCGGCGCCGATAGGCAGCACCTGAAGACCGGCATAGCGTCCAATACCGTGCTGGAGGTGCACGACGTAATCCCCTTCATCCAGCTCAGTGAAATCGATGTCGAGCGCCGAACGAGTTGTTTGGGCGTGCGGCGATTTAAGCCGGCGCGGTCTTTGGACTTTATAGCGGCCAAAGATTTCGGCGTCGGTGACGACGACGAGCCTGGCATCATCCCAGAGGAAGCCACGAGCCAGGGAGCCGATGTGCAACGAAGGGAAGGGCTCGGGGCCGTCCGGGAGTTGTGGCGCGGCCTCGGATTGGGTCAGGCCGTATTCGTGCCAAATCTCGATGAACCGTTGCCGCTCGCCGTCGTTATTGCAAAACACATGGAGCGAGTAACCTTGCCTAAGCCACCGATGCATCTGGACGAAGAACTCACGGCGCTGGGTCTCGGCGACCTGCGGTTCGGGCGGACGATCACTGAGCGGGCGAAATGCCTCGAGGCTTTGGAATTGCGGCGTGCGAATGCGTTCGAGAGGGCTGGATGCCTGACTGGTTCCAGGTTGCTCCTCTTGCTCGTCACCTGACAACGGGGCGCTGGAGGCCCAGGCCTCGGGCCTGTCTGAAACTGCTTCCGCCGCCTCGATGAGCGCCATGCCCCTGGCGGCGGCTTGTTTCTGGAATTGTGGCAAGGCAACATAGAACGGGTCCGAGCCGGGCACTTGGTTGCCGTACTCCTCCGCGCGGGCCTTGAGTTGGGAAGGCTCGCAGAAAAGAAGGAGGGTGTTGTTGGGCAGGTACTCGAGCAACGTGCCGAGATTCTGGCCTGTCAGGCCTTGGTTGCGGGCCGTTGAATCGTGTGCTGCGTCATTTGTCGCGCGTTTTTTTAACAGACCAAGCTCGCCTGCAGGGGCCAAAGTGACTTCCGGGATTTCGTGGCGGGAGATTTGGGTTAGCGGGTCAAAATTGCGGAGGGACTCGATTTCATCGCCGAAGAACTCCAGGCGGACCGGCCACGAGCTGTTCAGGGGATAGAGGTCTAGGATGCCCCCGCGCAGGGCCAATTCGCCTTTTTGAGTGACCTGCGCCTCGGGCTCATAGCCCTGTTGTTCGAGCCAATCGACCAGGTCCAGGGGCTCGACTCGTTCGCCGCGTCGGACCTTGCGGATTTGGCCGCGCAATGTTTCGCGGGCGAAGGTGCGCTGGAGCAAGGCCAGGACACTGGTGACGACAACCGGGGCAGGACCGGCGGGGAGCGGCTGGCGAGGAGCGATGAGCGCGATGAGGGTCTCGAGGCGTTCGCTGATGACATCCACGTGCGGCAGCCGCTCTTCGTGGGGGAATGTCTCCCAGGCCGGGTAAAAGAGCGGGGCACCGCTGGCCGAGGGGCTGCCGGGGCTTGGGGCGGGCGGGCTTTGTTCCAACAGCGAGCTTTCAACCTGCAACAGCGTGGCAATGTCCTGCTGAAAGCT
The DNA window shown above is from Verrucomicrobiia bacterium and carries:
- the mfd gene encoding transcription-repair coupling factor, encoding MLRSFPCLAQDLVIPATSELFAEVSHTPAVQSLARLVEKGGVLSCPGVASAAQPFLAVLLHHLFPMRPLVVVAEGLKTQESFQQDIATLLQVESSLLEQSPPAPSPGSPSASGAPLFYPAWETFPHEERLPHVDVISERLETLIALIAPRQPLPAGPAPVVVTSVLALLQRTFARETLRGQIRKVRRGERVEPLDLVDWLEQQGYEPEAQVTQKGELALRGGILDLYPLNSSWPVRLEFFGDEIESLRNFDPLTQISRHEIPEVTLAPAGELGLLKKRATNDAAHDSTARNQGLTGQNLGTLLEYLPNNTLLLFCEPSQLKARAEEYGNQVPGSDPFYVALPQFQKQAAARGMALIEAAEAVSDRPEAWASSAPLSGDEQEEQPGTSQASSPLERIRTPQFQSLEAFRPLSDRPPEPQVAETQRREFFVQMHRWLRQGYSLHVFCNNDGERQRFIEIWHEYGLTQSEAAPQLPDGPEPFPSLHIGSLARGFLWDDARLVVVTDAEIFGRYKVQRPRRLKSPHAQTTRSALDIDFTELDEGDYVVHLQHGIGRYAGLQVLPIGAGAKPTEGPAASANAGQECLVLEYAPSDPAQPPPRLYVPVTEAHLVSKYIGTGKAHPPLNTLGGARWAKAKAQASRAVHDVASELLAIQAARESQAGHPFAPDNSWQREFESAFLFEETPDQMRAIIETKHDMEQPKPMDRLICGDVGFGKTEVGIRAAFKAVMDGRQVAVLVPTTVLAQQHYNTFRERMADYPVRIELLSRFRSRRAQQKVVKDLRAGAVDIVIGTHRLLQKDIAFKDLGLVVIDEEQRFGVLHKEKFKMLRRLVDVLTLSATPIPRTLYLALTGARDMSAIQTPPHDRLPVETIVTQYDERVIRDAVQREINRGGQVFFLHNRVMTIDTMARKLQTLVPRARVVVGHGQMHSDDLEEVMTKFVNGEADVLLSTTIIESGLDIPNANTIIIDRADRFGLSDLYQLRGRVGRYKHQAYAYLLLPRHAGLLADVRKRLSAIKQYSTLGSGFKIAMRDLEIRGAGNLLGSEQSGHITAVGFELYCQLLKQSVSSLKGQKVKPRVEVQVRLDFLALNPAQERIPFNYISDSRHRIEVYRKLAQAADKPALQSLERELRDRFGPVPAPLALLLQLGELKILASDRGITAIEVKEDKLMLTRANDYLMVGSKFPRLSRTQPAARLNEIRKLLLAL